One Solibacillus sp. R5-41 DNA segment encodes these proteins:
- a CDS encoding capsular polysaccharide biosynthesis protein CapF translates to MRILVTGSKGFIAKNLIAELKSRGYSEIFEFSRQTDSTLLDEYCEKADFIYHLAGVNRPKEKAEFMKGNFEFTSILLKTLKKYNNNCPIMISSSTQAQLNNPYGVSKKSSEDLLFEYSKETRAKVLVYRLPNVFGKWCKPNYNSVIATYCHNISRNIPIAMNDSSIQLSLVYIDDLVTDLINALYGCENRVGEFCEIPVIHRITLGEIKDLIYSFKNSREEHSIPQMSDTFTKKLYSTYLSYLPKDQFSYDLKMNIDQRGSFTEFIKTADRGQVSVNISKPGITKGNHWHHTKNEKFLVVNGNGVIRFRNIDSEEVIEYFVSDEKLEVVDIPVGYTHNIENLGETNMVTIMWVNEVFNPEKPDTFYLEV, encoded by the coding sequence ATGAGGATACTCGTTACGGGTTCAAAAGGATTTATAGCTAAAAATCTAATAGCAGAGTTAAAGAGTAGAGGTTATTCAGAAATTTTTGAGTTCTCACGACAAACAGATTCAACTTTACTTGATGAATATTGTGAAAAAGCAGATTTTATATACCATTTAGCAGGGGTTAATCGTCCGAAAGAAAAAGCAGAGTTCATGAAAGGAAATTTTGAATTTACATCAATATTGCTAAAAACACTTAAAAAGTACAATAATAATTGTCCCATTATGATATCTTCATCCACACAAGCGCAATTAAATAATCCTTATGGTGTGAGTAAAAAGTCAAGTGAAGATCTTTTATTTGAATATAGTAAGGAGACTAGGGCAAAAGTTCTCGTATATCGTCTTCCGAATGTTTTTGGGAAGTGGTGTAAACCAAATTACAATAGTGTAATAGCTACGTATTGTCATAATATAAGTCGCAATATACCGATTGCGATGAATGATAGTTCCATACAATTAAGTTTAGTATATATAGATGATTTAGTTACAGATTTAATCAATGCACTATATGGTTGTGAAAACCGAGTAGGAGAATTCTGTGAAATTCCGGTTATTCATAGAATTACTTTAGGAGAAATTAAAGATTTAATATATTCTTTTAAAAATAGCCGCGAAGAACATTCAATCCCTCAGATGTCAGACACTTTTACGAAAAAATTGTATAGTACGTATTTAAGCTATTTACCAAAAGACCAATTTAGCTATGATCTAAAAATGAATATTGATCAAAGAGGATCCTTTACAGAGTTCATAAAAACAGCTGATCGAGGACAGGTTTCTGTTAATATTTCAAAGCCAGGAATTACAAAAGGTAACCATTGGCATCATACAAAAAATGAAAAGTTCTTAGTTGTAAACGGGAATGGGGTTATCCGATTCAGAAATATTGATTCAGAGGAAGTAATAGAATACTTCGTTAGCGATGAAAAATTAGAAGTTGTGGATATTCCAGTAGGGTATACGCATAATATTGAAAATCTAGGTGAAACAAATATGGTCACAATAATGTGGGTGAATGAAGTATTCAATCCAGAGAAGCCGGATACTTTCTATTTGGAGGTGTAA
- the wecB gene encoding non-hydrolyzing UDP-N-acetylglucosamine 2-epimerase, protein MKRLKVMTVVGTRPEIIRLSAVINKLEESNAIEHVLVHTGQNYDYELNEVFFDDFNLKKPDYFLNAASETTIGTIGNILITIDPILEEIKPDAFLVLGDTNSCLCALAAKRRHIPIFHMEAGNRCFDQRVPEEINRKIVDHISDINLTYSDIAREYLLREGLPADRIIKTGSPMFEVLNSRKADIEDSDVLERLELKEGEYFVLSAHREENINSETNFLDLMDSLNAIAEKYDMPVIVSTHPRTKKMIDKKEIAFNPLVKIMKPLGFNDYVKLQMKAKVVLSDSGTISEESSILGFRALKIRQAHERPEAMEEASVMMVGLKKERVLQGIEILEMQEAETLRFVEDYMRPNVSDKVLRIILSYTDYVNRVVWSNKL, encoded by the coding sequence ATAAAAAGGCTAAAAGTAATGACTGTCGTTGGGACTCGTCCAGAAATTATTCGACTATCTGCAGTCATAAATAAATTAGAGGAATCAAATGCAATTGAGCACGTACTTGTTCATACAGGGCAAAATTATGATTACGAACTTAATGAAGTTTTTTTTGATGATTTTAATTTAAAAAAACCAGATTATTTTCTTAATGCTGCTAGCGAAACAACAATTGGAACAATAGGAAATATTCTTATAACTATTGACCCTATTTTAGAAGAAATTAAACCAGATGCATTTTTAGTATTAGGGGATACGAATAGTTGCTTATGTGCATTAGCAGCTAAGAGAAGACATATTCCGATTTTCCATATGGAAGCTGGAAATCGATGCTTTGACCAACGAGTGCCGGAAGAAATAAACCGAAAAATTGTCGACCATATTTCAGACATTAACTTAACATATAGTGATATTGCCAGGGAATATTTATTAAGAGAAGGATTACCTGCTGATCGTATCATAAAAACAGGTAGTCCTATGTTTGAAGTTTTAAATTCTAGAAAAGCAGACATTGAAGACTCAGATGTGTTAGAGAGGTTAGAACTAAAAGAGGGTGAATATTTTGTCTTATCTGCCCATCGAGAAGAAAATATCAATTCAGAAACCAACTTTTTAGATTTAATGGATAGTTTAAATGCGATTGCAGAAAAATACGATATGCCGGTCATTGTTAGTACACACCCTAGAACGAAAAAGATGATTGATAAAAAAGAAATTGCATTTAACCCATTGGTGAAAATAATGAAACCTCTAGGATTTAATGATTATGTAAAGCTTCAAATGAAAGCTAAGGTAGTACTCAGTGATAGTGGGACGATAAGTGAAGAGTCTTCCATACTTGGATTTAGAGCACTAAAAATTAGACAAGCGCATGAAAGACCTGAAGCGATGGAGGAGGCTTCCGTCATGATGGTTGGGTTGAAGAAAGAGAGAGTTTTACAAGGGATAGAAATTTTAGAAATGCAAGAAGCGGAAACATTAAGATTTGTTGAAGATTACATGAGGCCTAATGTGTCTGATAAGGTGCTTAGGATTATTTTGTCATATACGGATTATGTGAATCGGGTTGTATGGAGTAACAAGTTATGA
- a CDS encoding glycosyltransferase, which produces MKVLQINSVCGVGSTGRIATDIHHILINQGHDSFIAYGRGFPINCDSTIRIGTNFDNYAHVALTRIYDKHGFGSRNATIEFLRKVEVLNPDVIHLHNIHGYYINIEMLFDYLKKSNKPVIWTLHDCWAFTGHCSHFESISCDKWKTGCSNCPQKNVYPTSLIVDNSKNNYMSKKDIFTGVRDLTIVTPSRWLSALVQESFLGEYPVEVIHNGINLDVFKPTESMFRKKHNLFNKFLILGVANNWNTKKGFAYFKELSKLLEKDEVIVLVGLSEKQKKELPKNIIGITRTNDIQELAEIYSAADVFLNPTMEDNFPTTNIEALACGTPVITFDTGGSPEIINNKCGIVVEKKGINNLKRAIETVYEKRKSSYFDFCIQRSNQLYSKFDRFNDYVNIYNNIV; this is translated from the coding sequence ATGAAGGTATTACAGATAAACTCAGTTTGTGGGGTAGGGAGTACTGGTAGAATTGCAACAGACATCCATCATATTTTGATTAATCAAGGACATGATAGTTTCATTGCATACGGAAGAGGATTTCCAATTAATTGTGATTCAACCATTAGAATTGGAACTAATTTTGACAATTATGCACATGTTGCCTTAACGCGGATATATGATAAGCATGGATTTGGATCAAGGAATGCTACGATAGAATTTTTAAGAAAAGTAGAAGTTCTTAATCCGGATGTAATTCATTTACATAACATTCATGGATATTATATCAATATTGAAATGTTATTTGATTATCTAAAAAAATCTAATAAGCCTGTTATTTGGACACTTCATGATTGTTGGGCTTTTACTGGACATTGTTCTCATTTTGAATCCATTAGTTGTGATAAGTGGAAAACGGGGTGTAGCAATTGTCCACAGAAAAATGTATACCCCACTAGTTTGATCGTTGATAATTCTAAAAATAATTATATGAGTAAAAAAGATATTTTCACAGGTGTTAGAGATTTAACTATAGTCACTCCATCACGATGGTTATCAGCTTTAGTACAAGAGTCTTTTTTAGGAGAATACCCTGTCGAAGTAATTCACAATGGAATAAATTTAGATGTTTTCAAACCTACAGAGAGTATGTTTAGAAAAAAACATAATTTATTTAATAAATTTCTCATATTAGGAGTGGCAAATAATTGGAATACAAAAAAAGGTTTCGCTTACTTTAAGGAGTTATCAAAGTTATTAGAGAAAGATGAAGTAATAGTATTAGTGGGTTTATCGGAGAAACAAAAAAAAGAATTACCTAAAAATATAATTGGTATAACAAGAACTAATGATATTCAAGAACTGGCTGAAATTTATTCAGCAGCAGATGTTTTTTTAAATCCAACAATGGAAGATAATTTTCCTACCACGAATATAGAAGCTTTAGCCTGTGGTACACCTGTAATTACATTTGATACAGGGGGAAGCCCAGAAATTATTAATAATAAATGTGGCATCGTAGTCGAAAAGAAAGGTATTAATAATTTAAAAAGGGCTATTGAAACAGTTTATGAGAAAAGAAAATCATCCTACTTTGATTTTTGTATACAAAGGTCGAATCAATTATATAGTAAATTTGATCGCTTTAATGATTATGTAAATATTTACAATAATATCGTGTGA
- a CDS encoding EpsG family protein, with translation MGITLSLINGKSKTFFLIFATVLAGLAFFRYGVGPDYFAYEYLYNRLNESPVKEFLYSVDSQEILFRFFGSVLKSLGISYQQYLSLIAIINLYFIGKKCKRYSENPILSLLIYFSFYYFVWTFSGLRQGLTLAIGIYYLLECLDNNKTVKLFIVTILLSFIHASAIVLLPLYFISRVNFAKKTLIYLVLTSILISTLPIGLIINHLNWIPFINRIIPYSTFNNSINNILDFQSIIRIIFLIIAFFYYDAYSQKSEFSKRVINIYIISYCLYFILKFSEITAARIALYGGILNIILLTNFYYLYKDKINKLIYMGCLVFLSVIYLNKELKTLEERTGLEHANSFLIPYTNIFHKNEYNFNNRYKNYLE, from the coding sequence TTGGGAATTACTTTATCACTAATAAATGGTAAGAGCAAAACTTTTTTTCTGATCTTTGCAACTGTTTTAGCAGGGTTGGCCTTTTTTAGATATGGTGTAGGTCCAGATTATTTTGCCTATGAATATTTATATAACAGATTGAATGAATCACCTGTAAAAGAATTTTTGTATAGTGTTGATAGTCAAGAAATTTTATTTAGATTTTTTGGATCAGTATTAAAGAGTCTTGGCATTTCATATCAACAGTATTTATCTTTAATTGCTATTATTAACCTGTATTTTATAGGTAAAAAGTGTAAGAGATATAGTGAGAATCCAATTCTTTCTCTTCTAATATATTTTTCTTTTTATTATTTTGTTTGGACGTTTAGTGGATTAAGACAGGGGCTTACACTGGCAATAGGAATATATTATTTACTCGAATGCTTAGATAATAATAAGACTGTCAAATTGTTTATAGTCACTATTTTATTATCCTTTATTCATGCATCAGCAATTGTATTATTGCCGTTGTATTTTATTTCCAGAGTTAATTTTGCAAAAAAAACGCTCATTTATTTAGTACTAACAAGTATTTTGATTTCAACTTTACCGATAGGTCTAATAATTAACCATCTAAATTGGATACCTTTTATCAACAGAATCATACCCTACTCTACATTTAATAACAGTATTAATAATATACTTGATTTTCAAAGTATAATTAGAATTATTTTTTTAATAATTGCTTTTTTTTATTACGATGCATATTCACAAAAAAGTGAATTCTCCAAAAGGGTTATTAATATTTATATCATTAGTTATTGTTTATATTTTATTCTTAAATTTTCGGAAATTACAGCAGCAAGAATTGCTCTTTATGGGGGCATTTTAAATATCATATTACTAACTAATTTTTATTATTTATATAAAGATAAGATAAATAAATTAATCTATATGGGATGTTTAGTATTTTTGAGTGTGATTTATTTAAATAAGGAGTTAAAGACTTTAGAAGAACGAACAGGATTAGAACATGCTAATTCTTTCCTAATACCGTACACTAATATATTTCATAAAAATGAGTACAATTTTAATAATAGATATAAAAACTATTTAGAGTGA
- a CDS encoding glycosyltransferase: protein MKISVIIPVFNVENYLKQCIDSVLAQSYKNLEILLINDGSTDNSEIICREYEGEFSNITLINKENSGQSDARNVGILNSTGEYIIFLDSDDYWGMNFLKDLVKEIEGNQGLDFIFFRYQMFYHLKRVFKEPDINICKKKIDGISGKECLEHIFGNNKEYNWFAVLYLVRREFVIQNNLFFEMNRNYEDMLWTPQIFLKAKNVKYYDKPIYVYRLGRDGSITASFSKKSIKDSIFISSFWHEELRKYDIEDNLKANLLNNFSTRYYVSIWFSGLLNKNEKKEVVTMLKEHQYLLKYGKEFKKKLTALMCEIIGFNACIAIFKILIKVKRKLK from the coding sequence ATGAAAATAAGTGTGATTATTCCTGTATTCAATGTTGAAAATTATCTAAAACAATGTATTGATAGTGTCCTAGCTCAGTCTTATAAGAATTTAGAAATATTATTAATTAATGATGGTTCTACAGATAATAGTGAAATTATATGTAGAGAGTATGAAGGGGAATTTTCAAATATTACACTAATAAATAAAGAAAATAGCGGGCAATCTGATGCAAGGAATGTTGGAATTCTCAATTCCACTGGCGAGTATATTATATTTCTGGATTCTGATGACTATTGGGGAATGAATTTCTTAAAGGATTTAGTAAAGGAAATTGAAGGAAATCAGGGATTAGATTTTATATTTTTTAGGTATCAAATGTTTTATCACTTGAAAAGGGTTTTTAAAGAACCTGATATTAATATATGTAAAAAAAAGATTGATGGTATAAGTGGTAAAGAGTGTCTAGAACATATTTTTGGAAATAATAAAGAATATAATTGGTTTGCAGTTCTTTACTTGGTTAGAAGAGAGTTTGTAATTCAGAATAATCTCTTTTTTGAAATGAATAGAAATTATGAAGACATGCTGTGGACACCTCAAATTTTTTTGAAAGCTAAAAACGTTAAATATTATGATAAACCGATTTATGTTTATAGACTTGGACGAGATGGTTCTATCACAGCTTCCTTTTCTAAAAAAAGCATTAAAGACAGTATATTTATATCTTCGTTTTGGCATGAAGAATTAAGGAAATATGATATTGAAGATAATCTTAAAGCAAATTTATTAAATAATTTCAGTACGAGATATTATGTTTCGATATGGTTTTCAGGACTACTAAATAAAAATGAAAAAAAAGAAGTAGTAACGATGTTAAAAGAGCATCAGTATCTTCTAAAGTATGGAAAAGAATTCAAAAAAAAATTGACTGCTTTAATGTGCGAAATTATTGGGTTTAATGCATGTATTGCTATTTTTAAAATATTAATAAAAGTTAAACGGAAATTAAAGTGA
- a CDS encoding glycosyltransferase translates to MERVLVSIHCTTYNHEKYIADAIESFLMQKTIFKFEILIHDDASTDRTADIIRDYEKLYPELIKPIYQTENQHSKGRSISRIILKRTQGKYIALCEGDDYWTDPYKLQKQLDYMEKHPECSLCVHGGYIVNASEKKMISKHRISKRNKLFTVEEVIIGGGALFLTNSMFYPTKYEEIRPAFFEIAPVGDYPTAINLSLLGTVYYIDESMSAYRTGVSNSWTARNASIKKKTEHYYEIAAMLDEINQYTNGKYKSTIDHRKYQNQVFLLLEQRKFKEAKSAKNKEYYLSLGYKQRFVIFLNQYCPTILQLMIFAKRRWSKWEIR, encoded by the coding sequence ATGGAAAGAGTTTTAGTTAGTATTCATTGTACTACTTATAATCATGAAAAATATATAGCAGATGCTATTGAAAGTTTTTTAATGCAAAAAACAATTTTCAAGTTTGAGATTCTAATACATGATGATGCATCAACGGATAGAACAGCAGATATTATAAGAGATTATGAGAAGCTATACCCTGAATTAATAAAACCAATATATCAAACAGAAAATCAACATTCAAAAGGAAGATCAATAAGTAGAATAATCCTCAAGAGAACACAAGGAAAATATATTGCGCTGTGTGAAGGAGACGATTATTGGACAGATCCATATAAATTACAGAAGCAACTGGATTATATGGAAAAACATCCCGAATGTAGTTTGTGTGTACATGGTGGTTATATAGTTAATGCCTCTGAAAAAAAGATGATATCTAAACATCGCATAAGTAAAAGAAATAAGCTTTTTACTGTTGAAGAAGTGATTATAGGTGGAGGAGCATTATTTCTAACAAATTCAATGTTCTACCCTACGAAATATGAAGAAATTAGACCTGCTTTTTTTGAGATAGCACCTGTAGGAGACTATCCTACAGCAATAAATTTATCATTACTAGGTACGGTATATTACATTGATGAGTCTATGTCAGCATACAGAACAGGTGTTAGTAACTCATGGACCGCTAGAAACGCTTCTATAAAAAAAAAAACAGAACACTATTATGAGATAGCTGCAATGTTAGATGAAATTAATCAATATACAAATGGTAAATATAAGAGTACTATAGACCATAGAAAATATCAAAACCAGGTATTTCTTTTATTAGAACAGAGAAAATTTAAAGAGGCTAAATCAGCCAAGAATAAAGAATACTATCTATCTTTGGGATATAAGCAAAGGTTTGTTATATTCCTTAATCAGTATTGTCCAACTATCTTACAGCTCATGATATTTGCAAAAAGGAGATGGAGTAAGTGGGAAATACGATGA
- a CDS encoding lipopolysaccharide biosynthesis protein, with amino-acid sequence MTKSIIISSLLWKLLERGGTQGVQFIVMIILARMLLPEEFGLIVLVSIFITIAGVIAQSGFNTALIQKKKVDEIDFSSVFYLNLFVTIILYVILYISAPYIASFFDHPQLTLVLRILSLTLFFSTFNSIQNAVIARNMQFKKLFVSSLGGVVISGIVGIAMAYANFGIWSLVVQQLTNQLIFTATLWYTVKWKPQLFFSIERLISLFSFGWKLLASALIDTIYSNIRSLLIGKMFSPVMLGFYNRGEQFPSILIGNINGSIQSVIFPALSSQQDNKQRIKEMVRRSIVTSSFIVFPMMIGLAVIAEPLVKIMLTEKWLPAVPFLQIFCAVYALWPLHTANLQAINALGRSDIFLKLEIIKKIIGLGILLIGIPFGVHAMAIGSFVGGIIAVFLNAYPNLTLLNYSVKEQWKDIMPSLLIALTMGAIVFSVQWLRLSEGVTICMQILAGITIYVGLAKAFRLECYIYLILTMKDILKRNKKIPTAEVY; translated from the coding sequence ATGACGAAATCAATAATCATCTCATCATTATTGTGGAAACTTTTGGAACGTGGGGGGACACAAGGGGTTCAATTTATAGTTATGATAATACTAGCCCGAATGCTTCTACCCGAAGAATTCGGGTTAATTGTTTTAGTCTCAATTTTTATAACTATAGCTGGAGTAATAGCTCAAAGTGGGTTTAATACAGCACTTATTCAAAAGAAAAAAGTTGATGAAATAGATTTCTCGTCGGTCTTTTATTTAAACTTATTCGTTACAATTATACTATATGTCATACTCTATATCTCAGCACCCTATATAGCCTCATTTTTTGACCATCCTCAACTTACTCTTGTTTTAAGAATTCTATCTTTAACTTTATTTTTCAGCACTTTTAATTCAATCCAAAATGCAGTTATTGCACGAAATATGCAATTTAAAAAACTCTTTGTTAGTAGCCTGGGAGGAGTTGTAATATCTGGAATTGTCGGGATAGCGATGGCATACGCCAATTTTGGGATTTGGTCTTTAGTAGTACAGCAATTAACAAATCAATTAATTTTTACAGCCACTTTATGGTACACAGTAAAATGGAAACCTCAATTGTTCTTTTCTATAGAAAGGCTGATTAGTTTATTTTCATTTGGCTGGAAGTTACTAGCGTCTGCGTTGATTGATACTATATATTCGAATATTCGAAGCCTTTTAATTGGTAAAATGTTCAGTCCAGTGATGTTAGGTTTTTACAATAGAGGCGAACAGTTTCCTAGTATCCTTATAGGAAACATCAACGGCTCCATACAATCTGTTATTTTTCCAGCTTTATCTTCTCAACAAGATAACAAACAAAGAATAAAAGAAATGGTCCGAAGATCGATTGTAACAAGTTCATTTATTGTCTTTCCAATGATGATTGGTTTAGCTGTAATTGCAGAGCCTTTAGTTAAAATAATGCTAACGGAAAAATGGCTCCCAGCCGTTCCATTTCTACAAATTTTTTGTGCTGTTTATGCATTGTGGCCTCTCCACACAGCTAATTTACAGGCAATTAATGCTTTAGGACGTAGTGATATTTTTTTGAAACTGGAAATAATTAAAAAAATAATTGGCTTAGGTATTTTACTAATTGGTATACCTTTTGGTGTTCATGCTATGGCTATAGGTTCATTTGTAGGTGGTATTATAGCAGTGTTTCTTAATGCTTATCCTAATTTAACATTACTCAATTATAGTGTGAAGGAACAGTGGAAAGATATTATGCCATCTTTATTAATAGCGTTAACAATGGGTGCTATTGTATTTAGCGTGCAATGGCTTAGGTTATCTGAGGGTGTAACAATTTGTATGCAAATCTTGGCGGGCATAACGATATATGTTGGTTTAGCCAAAGCGTTTAGATTAGAATGTTATATTTATTTAATTTTAACGATGAAAGATATTCTAAAAAGAAATAAGAAAATCCCAACTGCAGAGGTTTATTAA
- the ectB gene encoding diaminobutyrate--2-oxoglutarate transaminase, protein MDIFENYESIVRSYCRQYTDVFYKSKNEFIYSEKGKEYLDFFAGAGALNYGHNNEYIKKYLLDYIENDGIIHGLDMYTHSKRSFISEFVENILKPRNLDYKIQFCGPTGTNAVEAALKLARKAKKRNNIFAFMGGFHGMSLGSLATTSNLSSREGAGLPLSNVTFMPFPNGTLNLDTLDYIETILEDDHSGIEKPAAIILETIQAEGGINVASNEWLQGLASICKKHDILLICDDIQVGCGRTGDFFSFERADIVPDIVILSKSISGYGLPMSLLLMKPEHDIWKPGEHNGTFRGNQLAFVASVASIRLREKLDLDNSVRSKANYIKGFLETRVCTIDSRIEIRGIGMIWGIDLIKIDDSGLYTKIIKECFNRGLIIEKAGRNGSVIKLLPPLTITEENLRAGLETLEGVLLDILSYKPKLQENSFV, encoded by the coding sequence GTGGATATTTTTGAAAACTATGAGTCTATAGTGCGTTCCTATTGCAGACAATATACGGATGTTTTCTATAAATCAAAGAATGAATTTATTTATTCTGAAAAAGGGAAAGAATATCTAGATTTTTTTGCTGGAGCTGGTGCATTAAATTACGGACATAATAATGAGTATATTAAAAAGTACTTGTTGGATTATATAGAAAATGATGGAATTATACATGGGCTAGACATGTATACACATTCAAAGCGAAGTTTTATTAGTGAATTTGTTGAAAATATATTAAAACCTCGAAACTTAGACTATAAAATTCAATTTTGTGGACCAACAGGAACGAATGCTGTAGAAGCAGCATTGAAATTAGCGAGGAAGGCTAAAAAAAGAAATAATATTTTTGCCTTTATGGGTGGTTTTCATGGTATGTCATTAGGAAGTTTAGCTACAACAAGTAATCTTTCTTCTAGAGAAGGTGCTGGGCTGCCACTTTCTAATGTAACTTTCATGCCTTTTCCTAATGGGACGTTAAATTTAGATACGCTAGATTATATTGAAACGATTTTGGAAGATGATCACTCTGGAATCGAAAAACCTGCAGCAATTATTCTTGAAACAATACAAGCAGAAGGGGGCATAAATGTTGCTTCAAATGAATGGCTACAGGGTCTAGCGAGTATATGTAAAAAACACGATATTTTGTTAATATGTGATGATATTCAAGTAGGGTGTGGAAGAACAGGTGATTTCTTCTCGTTCGAAAGGGCTGATATTGTTCCTGATATTGTTATATTGTCTAAATCTATAAGTGGTTATGGCTTACCAATGTCATTATTACTTATGAAACCGGAACATGATATTTGGAAACCAGGTGAACATAATGGGACTTTTAGAGGGAATCAACTAGCATTTGTAGCTTCAGTAGCATCAATAAGATTGCGTGAAAAGTTAGATTTAGATAATAGTGTACGTAGTAAAGCAAATTATATTAAAGGGTTTTTAGAAACTCGAGTTTGTACAATAGATTCAAGGATTGAAATAAGAGGAATAGGTATGATTTGGGGCATTGATTTAATTAAGATAGATGATTCTGGCCTTTATACTAAGATTATAAAGGAATGTTTCAATAGGGGATTAATAATTGAAAAGGCAGGAAGAAATGGTTCAGTTATAAAGCTCCTACCACCTCTAACTATTACAGAAGAAAACCTTCGAGCTGGTTTAGAAACTTTAGAAGGAGTATTACTAGATATTTTATCTTATAAGCCAAAATTACAAGAAAATTCATTCGTTTAA
- a CDS encoding acetyl-CoA carboxylase biotin carboxylase subunit family protein, with translation MKKLLMLGGSSSQVIAIKKAKEMGYYVVTTDYLENNPGHQFSNEYHNVSTTDKEAILKLAKSLHIDGVVCYISDPGIPTAAYVSEELKLSSFPYKSVEILSNKDMFRSFLKENNFNVPQAKGYATLDEAKVDFHTFTMPVMIKPIDSSESRGVSKIGSIELLPEKVKDALSYSRAKRFIIEEYVERQGYQIGGECFFVNGKLSFSKLVNNHFEKKSFNPFLPTGESWPCNLPTQLQEKIHSEIQRLMNLLNMKTGPLIFEVQVDYKENVYILDIGARNSGDLTQVIEHVEGIDLIGYTIKAALDEDCSDLKMVEPSGYWAIYTLISQKAGLFKGIEIEKNFQRNYLVKYMEFSSSSGTAVKINESLGTILLRFSSMAEMLEKMDNMANWVKINIVEENIDSKVSNACLLSLQNNK, from the coding sequence ATGAAAAAACTATTAATGCTTGGTGGTTCATCTTCTCAAGTTATCGCAATAAAGAAAGCGAAAGAGATGGGGTATTATGTTGTAACCACTGACTATTTAGAGAATAATCCTGGACATCAATTTTCTAACGAGTACCATAATGTTAGTACAACAGACAAAGAAGCAATTTTAAAATTGGCAAAGTCATTACACATTGATGGTGTTGTTTGTTATATCTCAGATCCTGGAATCCCAACGGCTGCCTATGTTTCTGAGGAATTAAAGTTATCTTCTTTTCCTTATAAATCAGTAGAAATATTATCTAATAAAGATATGTTCAGATCCTTTTTGAAGGAAAATAATTTTAATGTACCACAAGCAAAAGGATACGCCACACTAGATGAAGCTAAAGTAGATTTTCATACTTTTACAATGCCGGTAATGATTAAACCGATTGATTCATCGGAAAGTAGGGGTGTATCAAAAATTGGCTCAATAGAACTCTTGCCGGAAAAAGTGAAGGATGCTTTATCTTATTCAAGAGCAAAACGTTTTATTATCGAGGAATATGTTGAAAGACAGGGGTATCAAATTGGTGGGGAATGTTTTTTTGTAAATGGGAAGCTTTCATTTTCTAAACTAGTTAATAACCATTTTGAAAAGAAATCTTTTAATCCATTTCTACCAACAGGTGAGAGCTGGCCGTGTAATCTACCTACACAATTACAAGAAAAAATCCATTCCGAAATTCAAAGGTTAATGAATTTATTAAATATGAAAACGGGTCCATTAATTTTTGAGGTTCAAGTTGATTATAAAGAAAATGTGTATATATTAGATATCGGTGCTCGAAATAGTGGTGATCTAACCCAAGTTATAGAACATGTAGAAGGTATTGATTTAATTGGGTATACAATTAAGGCTGCATTAGATGAAGATTGTAGCGATTTAAAAATGGTTGAACCAAGTGGATACTGGGCTATTTACACACTAATTAGTCAGAAAGCTGGTTTATTTAAAGGAATTGAAATAGAGAAGAATTTTCAAAGAAATTATCTGGTTAAATATATGGAATTTTCAAGCTCGTCTGGAACCGCGGTAAAAATAAACGAAAGTCTAGGAACAATTTTGCTGCGTTTTTCATCAATGGCTGAAATGCTAGAAAAGATGGATAATATGGCGAATTGGGTAAAAATAAATATAGTTGAAGAAAATATCGATAGTAAAGTATCAAATGCTTGCCTCTTATCACTCCAAAATAATAAATGA